The following nucleotide sequence is from Halobacillus mangrovi.
ATGTAACTGCCAGGTTTTTGATATGTGGTAACCAATCTTCTAATTCAATGCTAGAATATTCTGGCAGCAAAAGCAATATTTAAAATACACCTTTTATCGATTTTCCTTCAGTAAGCGGGCCAATACATTCGCGTGATTATAAGTGGTTTCCTTTGATCCAAAAAGGATCGTCACTTTTTGATCTTGTGCATATTCCTTAAGTGTTTGGAACCCTTCCTGTTTCTTCTGGTCATTCTCCAACTCTTTAGTATAGAGACGTTCAAATTCTTCAAACTTATCATTCTCATGATTGAACCATTGCCTTAACTCCTTGCTAGGAGCAACTGACTTTAACCATTCGTCCAGCTGGGCTTTTCCTTTTGAAACTCCTCTAGGCCAAATTCCATCCACTAAAATACGGAGACCGTCATCCTTTGAAGGATCCTCATAGATTCGTCTCGTTGTAATAGGCATCTTCTTATCCTCCCTCTAATTACATAAATAAAAGAACCCATCTACTATGCATAAATGGGTTCTTTCTCGGGCATTTTTACTTTTCTTCAATAGGTTCATCAAATAAGTCGGTAAATTTAGCAACATTTTCGTAGCTGAATTCAAACGCCATTCTTACTTCACCAAAACCTGGCTGGAAAAAATAGCCTTGAACCTCGTAGCTGCTATTGTTTTCTCTAACTTTTGTAAGATGGAAATATCTTTGAATATATTGAGCCATCTCTTCAAGTTTTTTATTCCGTACTTTTATCCATTGCTCTTTTAGTTCTTCTGTTGGAAAGTCAGATTCCTTTAGCATTTGTTCACTCCTCTACGGAAATCAATTCTCTGAAAACTGTTTCTGTCATTATAATATAAAAGCTCACACTTATTTTCAACTGCTAGCTTTAAATGTCTGTTAGATTAATAGATTTATTTTCAGAGTTTACTAAAATTATTATATGAGGAAATCGTTCTATTAGCACTTATCTTTGTCGTTTAATCTTTTTTCTTTACTGAATATAGGATTATTAATTTTAAAATAAAGTATATATTATTATTTCGTAATTTTAGGATTTTGTTATGTTAAATGGATTAAAGCCTGACTAAAAGAAAAAACAAGTCCCCCAATTGAGACTTGTTTTACGAATGGTACAAAAAAACAGTTAAGTTTTCGTATTCATCAATCGTAGCTAATAAGATATCACTTAGTTTAACGTCCTTATAGTTGGCGAAGAGTTTATTTAGAAGCCATGCTTCATCTTTTCCAATTTCGTGCAATTTTACATAATCAATTTTTCTTTCTTTAATGGTGGTTTGAGGAAGTTGAAATGGCTTCAGTGGCGTTCCAAAAGTCGAAGGAGTAATCGGCTGGTACTCACTTTTTAAAAAGATTGAAATTTGTCCCCCTGGCTCCCATAACGCAAGCGCTACTTTCTCGATATCTTCCGTGTTTTTCTTCCGCAACTCTGACATAAGGACATCAACTGAAATTCTTGCTTTATTCATATTTTTCGAAAGGATCTTCCCGTTCTCTACTAAAGGGTATGGCGTAGGTATAAAAAGTTTTCTTATTCTGCTAGACCTCAAACTCAGTAAAATACCTAGTAAATATAAGACCAATATCACACACATTGTAATCATAGATCCTTTTAGCCCCAGTCCTTCATCGGAAAGAGGGTGTGCCATAATATTACCAATCAGCAGGATTATGACCATGTCCAAAATCCCGAACTGTGAAATTGAACGCTGCCCCATAATTTTAGCCAGGATAAGAAAAAAGAGAAATCCAATTACGGCTCTTAACGCCCACTCTATAGAGTTCAGCGATTCTTGAGAATTGAAAAATTCCATTTATGTAGTCTCCTTAAAAAAGGTTACTGGTATAGTTTGCACCATTATCAAAGAGATTATAAAAAGAGAAACGCCTCGAGTCTTACAATCCGACTCTCCCCATTAAGTTTTAGAGTGTTGAAAGCCTTACTTCTGCTGAATGAGTCCTATCCCGTTACCTGCCGGGTCTACCAAATACGCGAGAAAAAACTCATCAAAATCCATTGGCTCTCTTACCACCATCGCCCCGTGTTTTTTTGCTTTTTCAATAGTTTCTTCGATCGATTCCACTTCAATCTGAATCCTTGTACCGTGTGGATAATCTTGCGGCCCCTTACTGATCCCGCCGCTTAAACTATGCTCTTTACGGAATGAAACAGTTCTGTATCCCCACCTTGGTTCAGAAATTTCCCACCCAAACACTGAGGAATAAAACGCTGCTGCTTTTTCTGGTTCCTGACTATTGATTTCAAACCCAACTACTCTTCCCATTCTAAACCTCCCCATATTTTTTGCTAATGATCGACACTTTATATTCATTCGCTTCTAACTTACTCATTCCTTTTATTATGCTCAAATTGTTTTTAGAATTTTGCCCCCTCATTATCGTATAGAAAACAGAATTCATAAGAATATATGGAATTATTTTTAAAATCAAGGTGTTGTTATCGAACAATTACGTGATATAATACCGATAACATTCGGATATAGTTTTCATATAATAGCAGGAATATGGCCTGCAAGTCTCTACCGGCTTACCGTAAATGAGCCGACTATGAAAAGCAGTTTGATGATGAAACCCCCTGTGTATAGGTGGTCTTTTGTCATTTCTTTTGTGTTTTCCAAGCGCGAAAAGACTTGCTTCCCTCTTAGTCGGGTAGAAGCAAAGCTTTCGCGCATTTTTTTATTTATCTTGAGAGGTGGTCATCTACATGGAATTACTTGAACAAAAGATTTTAACAGAAGGAAAAGTTTTATCTGAATCTGTCCTCAAGGTGGATTCCTTTTTAAATCATCAAATCGACCCTAGGCTAATGAAACAGATTGGCGAGGCATTCGCTCATCGTTTTTCTGATGCAGGTGTTACGAAGGTATTAACTCTTGAATCTTCTGGAATCGCTCCCGCTCAAATGACTGGATTAAGTTTAGGGGTACCAGCGATCTTCGCAAGAAAAAGAAAGTCCCTTACTTTAAACGATGGGCTCTATTCGGCCGAAGTGCATTCATTTACAAAAAACGTGACTAATGAAATTTCTGTTTCAAAAGAATATCTATCGTCTGAAGATACGATTCTTATCCTTGATGACTTTCTTGCCAATGGACAGGCGGCTAAAGGTCTGATCAATCTCGTTCAGCAATCAGGAGCAACTCTGGCCGGAGTAGGAATTATTATTGAAAAAGGATTCCAGGACGGAGGAAAACAACTTCGCGAGCAAGGGGTCCGAGTCGAATCCTTAGCAACGATCGCTTCATTAAATCATCACACCGTTACATTTTCGAAAGAGGGTGCATCTGTATGAAAACGACAACACTAGCCATTCAACATTTGCTTGCCATGTATGCCGGTGCTATTCTGGTTCCGCTCATAGTAGGTGGAGCGTTAAATTTAACTTCTGATCAGCTCACTTATTTAGTTGCTATCGACATCCTTATGTGCGGGGTTGCGACCATCCTGCAGGTAGTTCGAAATCGCTTCTTCGGAATCGGACTTCCTGTTGTGCTTGGGTGTACATTTACAGCGGTCGGTCCGATGATTGCAATCGGCGACCAGTATGGGGTATCTGCTATTTACGGATCTATCCTCGTTTCAGGTCTATTTGTCATCTTAGTCAGCCGCTTCTTCGGGAAATTGGTTCGCTTCTTTCCTCCAGTAGTGACAGGCACAGTCGTAACCATTATTGGAATCACATTGATTCCTGTAGCCATCAATAACATGGGAGGCGGCGAAGGAGCGAGTGATTTTGGATCTATCCCAAACCTTTCATTAGCTTTTGGAACACTTTTATTTATCGTCGTTTTATACCGGTTCACAAAAGGGTTTGCCCGTTCGATTGCCATATTGCTTGGCATTTCTGGTGGTACACTAGCTGCTTCTTTCATGGGAAAAGTCGATTTCTCTTCCGTAAGTGAGGCTTCTTTTTTCCATATGGTCCAGCCTTTATATTTTGGTATGCCCACTTTTCAATGGTCCGCTATCCTAACAATGATTCTTGTCGCCATGGTTTCACTCGTTGAATCCACTGGTGTTTACTTTGCCCTTAGTGATATGAAAAACAAGAAATTAGAAGAATCTGACCTTTCTAAAGGGTATCGAGCTGAAGGATTGGCAATCTTACTCGGAGGATTTTTTAATGCCTTTCCATATACAGCTTTTTCTCAAAATGTCGGGCTGATGCACATGACTGGTGTCAAATCACGTAAAGTCATCTTCGTTATGGGTATCATGTTGATCACTTTAGGCTTCATTCCAAAAATTGCAGCGTTGACGACCATTATTCCGACACCTGTTCTGGGTGGTGCGATGGTTGCAATGTTCGGTATGGTCATCGCCCAAGGAATTAAAATGTTAAGCAGGGTCATCTCCGAATCCCCAGAGAACTCTATGATTGTTGCATGTTCTGTAGGAATGGGACTTGGGGTAACGGTCGTACCTGAATTGTTCGCTAAGTTACCGGAAAGCTTTCAAATCCTCACGAGCAATGGAATTGTGGCAGGAAGTTTAACTGCGATCGTTTTAAATATTCTCTTTAATATGGTGCCAGACCCAGCAAAGAAGAAAGTAGCTCATTTGCGAGAAAAGAGTGCATAAACCACTATTAATTTCGGTTACGT
It contains:
- a CDS encoding DUF421 domain-containing protein — encoded protein: MEFFNSQESLNSIEWALRAVIGFLFFLILAKIMGQRSISQFGILDMVIILLIGNIMAHPLSDEGLGLKGSMITMCVILVLYLLGILLSLRSSRIRKLFIPTPYPLVENGKILSKNMNKARISVDVLMSELRKKNTEDIEKVALALWEPGGQISIFLKSEYQPITPSTFGTPLKPFQLPQTTIKERKIDYVKLHEIGKDEAWLLNKLFANYKDVKLSDILLATIDEYENLTVFLYHS
- a CDS encoding DUF488 domain-containing protein translates to MPITTRRIYEDPSKDDGLRILVDGIWPRGVSKGKAQLDEWLKSVAPSKELRQWFNHENDKFEEFERLYTKELENDQKKQEGFQTLKEYAQDQKVTILFGSKETTYNHANVLARLLKENR
- a CDS encoding nucleobase:cation symporter-2 family protein, coding for MKTTTLAIQHLLAMYAGAILVPLIVGGALNLTSDQLTYLVAIDILMCGVATILQVVRNRFFGIGLPVVLGCTFTAVGPMIAIGDQYGVSAIYGSILVSGLFVILVSRFFGKLVRFFPPVVTGTVVTIIGITLIPVAINNMGGGEGASDFGSIPNLSLAFGTLLFIVVLYRFTKGFARSIAILLGISGGTLAASFMGKVDFSSVSEASFFHMVQPLYFGMPTFQWSAILTMILVAMVSLVESTGVYFALSDMKNKKLEESDLSKGYRAEGLAILLGGFFNAFPYTAFSQNVGLMHMTGVKSRKVIFVMGIMLITLGFIPKIAALTTIIPTPVLGGAMVAMFGMVIAQGIKMLSRVISESPENSMIVACSVGMGLGVTVVPELFAKLPESFQILTSNGIVAGSLTAIVLNILFNMVPDPAKKKVAHLREKSA
- a CDS encoding VOC family protein; this encodes MGRVVGFEINSQEPEKAAAFYSSVFGWEISEPRWGYRTVSFRKEHSLSGGISKGPQDYPHGTRIQIEVESIEETIEKAKKHGAMVVREPMDFDEFFLAYLVDPAGNGIGLIQQK
- a CDS encoding xanthine phosphoribosyltransferase — its product is MELLEQKILTEGKVLSESVLKVDSFLNHQIDPRLMKQIGEAFAHRFSDAGVTKVLTLESSGIAPAQMTGLSLGVPAIFARKRKSLTLNDGLYSAEVHSFTKNVTNEISVSKEYLSSEDTILILDDFLANGQAAKGLINLVQQSGATLAGVGIIIEKGFQDGGKQLREQGVRVESLATIASLNHHTVTFSKEGASV